A genomic segment from Ptychodera flava strain L36383 chromosome 19, AS_Pfla_20210202, whole genome shotgun sequence encodes:
- the LOC139118824 gene encoding profilin-2-like, translating to MSWQVYVDQSLLSTGKVSKAAIHGHDGNLWATSTGFSVTNAEVLKLVEAYKDPSGIQAGGLHLAGTKYTFLRTFENEIYGKKGSDQGCCIVKTPKAIIIGVYEAGMQGGEANKVVGALGDYLKQNGY from the exons ATGAGCTGGCAAGTGTACGTCGACCAGTCCCTTCTTTCTACAGGTAAAGTGTCTAAAGCCGCCATTCACGGACACGATGGAAATTTATGGGCGACAAGTACAGGCTTCAGC GTTACAAATGCAGAGGTTCTGAAATTAGTAGAAGCATACAAAGATCCATCGGGTATACAAGCTGGTGGTTTGCATCTTGCAGGAACGAAATACACATTTCTCAGAActtttgagaatgaaatataTGGCAAAAAAGGTAGTGACCAAGGGTGCTGTATTGTAAAGACACCTAAAG CTATTATTATTGGTGTATATGAAGCCGGAATGCAAGGTGGTGAAGCAAATAAAGTAGTTGGAGCCCTTGGCGATTACCTCAAGCAAAATGGATATTAG